DNA sequence from the Carassius carassius chromosome 6, fCarCar2.1, whole genome shotgun sequence genome:
GAAGTCAGAGCTCTGCACTCGCTTTGTCTTGCGTTGTTTTTGTCTCTTGGTGATCACGTCCAAGGATGCATAACACACCTCTTCATCCAtgcactaaaatgaaaatgaaaaaaaaaaattatatatatatacagacatttGCAATCAAAACTATTCATGATAAAAATCAAATTGGCTCTAAAcgttcatgttcaaaattattcaaccctcAAAAGTCAaattttgtgcagaatcttttattctttaaaactaTCAATAAATGCAGCCACCTCTCTACTGCAGTCTTAGCTCAGTCCTCGCTGGATAACAttttcagatcactgataatcagATCACTGATAAAGTTTTAACACTcttttcttcaaattcaaccaaaTATTTTCAATGAGAGTTAAATATGGAGACTGGACAGGCCACTCAAGGACATCCAACGAATGATCCCTGAACCAGGCATAAGTAGATTTTGATGTATACTTTCTGGTGGCTGTCCTTCAAGAATGTCCACTGATAATCAGCATCCGTCTTTGCACCGAAGGCAtcaaaattcttgccaaaatgatctgatacttcaaagaatctaTGATATCCTTCAttcagtcatgatttccacttcctgcaACAGTAAAACACCTCCATAACATGACTGGTCCACTTCCAACTTTGAtcatggagatggtgttcttctgttTATAAGCTTTGCGTTTTTTGGTCCCAACATAcggctgatccatgggtccaaaagtTCCAGTTTTTTCACATCGCTCCATAAAACATTCTTCCATAACTCCACAGTTCTATCCACATGAATTTCAACATGTTGAAGGTGGCCTTTTATGTTCTTTTTGGTCAAGGGTGGCATTCGGCAAGATGCCCCAACACGAAGGCCATTCTTGTCTAGTGCTCTTCTAATACCCTGCATTGGAAAtgtttttcctcctttcatcttgcaggtctttggctgtacattgcaggtttgtCTTAGTTGCTATGACCACATTTATTATGATACTGTGCTTTTCTTCACCACCCTCAAatgttttctggtaaaacacattttaagctAAGTGATAAGACTACCAGCAGTGTCTTTAAGAACTTTTAATGTCTTGGAAATATTTTGGTGgcacttttttttacagtcctgttcctcaagaacatactatgtacttaatatagtaattacaataaagtaattacaataactatgtaataactaggtactaaccctgcacctacccctaaacctaatcctaccccatgtagttaccttgtattaccagaactttcttagataaatacgcTGTAAGTaaactataagtacatgtaagtacacgcaCTGTAAAATGAAGTGCAACCAATGTTTTTGTAGCCGTAGACTTTTTAGAGAGAactgttgaattttcatttttgctacTCACGGCAGCATATGCATGGGttctatgtatgtatgcatgtgtaacagctcaagctaattcagaaaatatttttccccaccatacaaaaaaaaagttacttaaaaacagcagtgttgggggttgaataattatgacatagctgtgttatttaaaaatcctataactcaaaaatatgacattttatatTGACTATTGACATTATCGCTTTTAATATGCCAGtaaactgttatagatgcaattttTATAAAATCCGGAATCGTCAGAAAAGCTTGCATTTGTAAATTACTGCAGTCTCTGAAGAATTGAAtaattaaagagagagagagagtctgtgataTTCATATTTTACATACCTCAGCTGTATTTCTACCTTTTAACTCGTCTTTTTGATCTGTCACAGCATCTACAATGGATTGTTAAATTAGAACAATTACATACATGGTTTAAAGTTTATGCAATTTTGAAAATTTTGTGTGCATGCTTTGCTCATCCAAATTATGCTAATTGCCAAAGGCTGATGAAAACACAATGTTTTGTGAATTAGTGAATAATTACCTGTAGTTTTCTTACAACAGAGGCAGAACAAACAGATGGAGAAGAGGAGAAAACACACCGGACACACACTGAACAGCATCGTCCAGCAGAGCACACAGTCAGGAGGTGTAGAGGGTTCAGAACAGGAAGTCACTTGTTCTAGATAAACACGAATGTATCAATGAATgttaataaacatatttttgttctattCATCTTGATTTTTCACAGAGGAAGTTAAAGTTCTTCAGAATTACACAATGTAATCATGACTTACAGAATTGTTTTCTTACCTTCCAGAGAGAGACGAGTTGTTCGGTTTCCATAATAATACACTTCTGATGAGGAGATGATGCCTTTGTCATCTTTGTTTACCTTTCTCTGTAGTTCTGCACAGTAGTACAGTcccagatcagagtcactgatgTTGGAAATATGTAGATCAAAAGAATTACTGTAGCGGTTGTAGATAGAGGTGAAGCGCTTAAGTATTTGCAGTCCCCATTTCGTAAAATCTATTATGAGAGAGGGTTGATTTTCATGAGAGCAGTTTCTTATCCATACAATGAGGGAACCAGAAGTTAGAGAGCGATCACAGTAGAGAGTGATGTTGTCTCCTGGTCTGACTTTCATCTCCACTTCTTCTCCATAGATTCTTGTCTGATGGAAAAGTAAAACTGTAAAAGAACAAAACAACTTTATAAAACGCTTCCAATTGtactattatataaaaatatgcacagtaatgacatttcattttaaaaaaacagCTGAAGAAGTATAATTTTTCTTACACATAAGCACAATGAGAACAGCTCTTAATCTCTCCATCTTAGTGAGTGATTGTGAATAACTGACACTGGTGAGGGTCTTAATGTAGACGTCAGATCTCATCTGATTGGTTCATGTCAGCGGAAAGTTTTACCTAAAGCGGCTTGCATCACGAGGGGCTGGCAGTAAACTGAGTTGTTGTTTGAACGTACAAAGGGTGAGAGCAGTTTAACCAGTCACTAGATACCTTATAGAATTTTATTTTCCTATTTGGCTTTGTGATCAGCCACCTGATTTGTTCAAAGTGGAAATGTATAAGATTTGTTTATCTCATAGGTATTTTTAGCAATATCTTTGATTCAGACTTGCAGATAAGCATCAACAAAATGCAGATATAAATAAGGTGCTTTACATTTCACATTCAATCAGTCAGTCAGTTCATGCCTTTCATGTGTGTCTAGTCTTTTGAATTAAAGTTCACCTgcaaaatgcattatttgttttattgaaatAGGTTCAGTTCAACATCTAAACATGTAAAAACAGGAAACCCACAAGCCTTTTATTCAGACCACTTACAAACACTTCACATTTGCAACACCCCACAAGAAGTTCTCTTTACTTCTCTTAGTTGATCATTGGTCAGCAGGAACAAATGTTTCCATTACCTTATTGTGGTTTTGTGTGTTGCACAAGAGGAGCTTGCTTAAAGCACTGTATCTAAGTTTCTTCAGCAATTCTTTGGGGAGGTTGAGGTGCAATATAGCACCACTGCTGTACATAAAGAAGCAATTAAACCAGACATTAAGTTTTTTAACTGTGTTTGCACTTGGTTAGGAttaatgcagaacacaaattccAAGTGTGGGTTACCATACTTGCCCACACCTCACTTCACTATACTTCACATTTTGTAATTGCAgtaaattaaacttaatttactAATTGTACATCAGTAtggtacatatatatacatacatacacagactcacacagacacacaacagacagaaaacacaatattttttatttaatcaaaaaaaaatatatctgtatCTCAGTTAcacatataaaagtaaaataaaagtaatgttaagttaagttaagttttatatcatttatagtaacttatgtattttatattaatttatagtgaTATTAATATGCTGTGCGCATTTAAACGGAACAACATTTTTCCCTCAGATGATATTTTCTCAGACTTGCGGTGCAGACATGAAGGTTTTAACAAAGAGAGCACTGAAAGTAagtttttttatgtcatttacatatgtattttatgacattattttataacaatatttttgtGCTGTGCAATCCAAAATTTTTCTCAAAGACATAACTTTCTTTGACTCGTGATACTGAAAGACTGAGAAGTTGTTTACTTTTGGAAAACCCCAAAagtaaaaaatgtgtatattagtATAAACTGCATATCCTATGTGACAGTAGACACATATTGTATAGTCACCGAATCAATCAATTCATTCAATAATGCTGATTCATTAAGGAACAAATTCCACTACTGTGCTCAGAGTTGCAGATCTGCTTTGAAATTAGCTGGAACTAATTTGGAGGAGCAAAAGTAGACTAAATATAACTGGCCATACTAAAATATACAGTAAGTGACTTaccttgtttactgaactgttgtataaagcAAAACAGCTGTATTCAACAAACACAAGTATAACTACATGActgatatattttattaatattattattatcctttTAAATAGATAAGGCATGCCATATATtttatgcagtgttattttagtatacttgatatactaatataatttttgttaatatttttaaatagatttttttctgatttaactTGAATAgtatacatttgtttttctgtgaacatttattttagttttaagtattttttatttttgtgttttgtagttttagtctaagttttagttaacgataataaCCCAGATATTATTTAGCAAATTCTTGAAAATCTATTGCATTAGATATTGTGGAGATGAGATAATTTAGTTATagaataataattacataaatggGTTATGTCTAAATGTCTCAATATCACCCACACCTTAATTCAGCTTCAAACAGAATTACTGCAATAACCCT
Encoded proteins:
- the LOC132141821 gene encoding uncharacterized protein LOC132141821 produces the protein MERLRAVLIVLMFLLFHQTRIYGEEVEMKVRPGDNITLYCDRSLTSGSLIVWIRNCSHENQPSLIIDFTKWGLQILKRFTSIYNRYSNSFDLHISNISDSDLGLYYCAELQRKVNKDDKGIISSSEVYYYGNRTTRLSLEEQVTSCSEPSTPPDCVLCWTMLFSVCPVCFLLFSICLFCLCCKKTTDAVTDQKDELKGRNTAECMDEEVCYASLDVITKRQKQRKTKRVQSSDFSTYAQVRTEAE